A region of Mesorhizobium sp. M3A.F.Ca.ET.080.04.2.1 DNA encodes the following proteins:
- a CDS encoding SMP-30/gluconolactonase/LRE family protein yields the protein MFGDIDGTGFEVLDERFESCFVGHVAVERLWTGGRWLEGPAWFAAGRYLLFSDIPNDRIMRYDDTSGVVSVFRAPANNANGNTVDTQGRLVTCEHRARRVTRTEHDGSITVIADGFEGKRLNSPNDVVVRSDGTVWFSDPPYGIATDYEGDRAEQEIEGCHVYRADPATGAVARVVSTMAKPNGLAFSPDETVLYVGDTGVTHQKDGPKHIRKFAVEGNALKELGVFAACSAGLFDGFRVDTAGRIWAGAGDGVHCFDPDGSLIGKIRIPETVANLTFGGPKRNRLFITARQSLYAVFVAANAAGRG from the coding sequence ATGTTCGGCGACATTGACGGCACTGGGTTCGAGGTTCTCGACGAGCGGTTCGAGAGCTGTTTCGTCGGTCATGTGGCGGTCGAGCGGCTTTGGACGGGGGGCCGCTGGCTCGAAGGTCCGGCATGGTTCGCCGCCGGCCGCTATCTCCTTTTCTCCGATATCCCGAACGACCGCATCATGCGCTACGACGACACCAGCGGCGTGGTCTCGGTTTTCCGCGCGCCGGCCAACAATGCCAATGGCAACACGGTCGATACGCAGGGACGGCTGGTCACCTGCGAGCATCGGGCGCGGCGGGTGACGCGGACCGAGCATGACGGCTCGATTACGGTGATCGCAGACGGTTTCGAGGGTAAGCGGTTGAATTCGCCCAACGATGTGGTGGTGCGCTCGGACGGAACGGTATGGTTTTCCGATCCGCCCTACGGCATCGCGACCGACTACGAGGGCGACCGGGCCGAGCAGGAAATCGAGGGCTGTCACGTCTACCGCGCCGACCCCGCAACGGGCGCGGTGGCGCGCGTCGTTTCCACGATGGCCAAGCCCAATGGCCTTGCCTTCTCGCCGGACGAGACTGTCCTCTATGTCGGCGACACCGGCGTCACGCACCAGAAGGATGGGCCGAAGCACATCCGCAAGTTCGCCGTCGAGGGCAATGCGCTCAAGGAGCTCGGCGTCTTCGCCGCCTGCTCGGCCGGGCTGTTCGACGGATTCAGGGTGGATACCGCCGGCCGCATCTGGGCGGGCGCCGGCGACGGCGTCCACTGCTTCGATCCCGACGGCTCGCTGATCGGCAAGATCCGCATCCCCGAGACGGTCGCCAACCTGACCTTCGGCGGCCCCAAGCGCAACCGCCTGTTCATCACCGCGCGGCAGTCGCTTTATGCGGTGTTCGTCGCGGCGAATGCCGCCGGGCGCGGATGA
- a CDS encoding polyprenyl synthetase family protein, with product MTKDDQMAFDSALFARAATIETLLRRLLDARPSQGEIARPERLMAAMRHGVLNGGKRLRPFLVMESAALFSADGEAALRVAAALECVHCYSLIHDDLPAMDDDDLRRGQPTVHRAFDEATAILAGDALLTLAFDIVADEATALPAERRASLVLALARAAGTGGMVGGQSLDLDAERKRPDEAGIITLQAMKTGALIRFACEAGAIVAGASATDRERLAEFGSAIGLAFQLADDLLDLTADVHQMGKATKKDAAAGKATLAALHGPDWARGQLHGLIDQAHALLEPYGEQAAMLKAAATFVATRSS from the coding sequence ATGACGAAAGACGACCAGATGGCCTTCGATTCCGCGCTTTTTGCGCGTGCCGCCACGATCGAGACCCTGCTGCGGCGCCTGCTCGACGCGCGCCCCTCGCAAGGCGAGATCGCCCGGCCGGAGCGCCTGATGGCTGCCATGCGTCATGGCGTGCTGAATGGAGGCAAGCGGCTCCGCCCTTTTCTGGTCATGGAAAGTGCGGCTCTGTTTTCGGCCGATGGCGAGGCCGCGCTGCGTGTCGCGGCGGCGCTCGAATGCGTGCACTGCTATTCGCTGATCCATGACGACCTGCCGGCCATGGACGACGATGACCTGCGCCGCGGCCAGCCCACCGTGCACAGGGCCTTCGACGAGGCGACCGCGATTCTGGCCGGCGACGCGCTGCTGACCTTGGCCTTCGATATCGTCGCCGACGAGGCGACCGCGCTGCCGGCCGAACGCCGGGCGTCGCTTGTCCTGGCGCTCGCCCGCGCCGCCGGAACCGGCGGCATGGTCGGCGGACAGAGCCTCGATCTGGACGCCGAGCGCAAGCGGCCGGACGAGGCCGGCATCATCACGCTGCAGGCGATGAAGACCGGCGCGCTGATCCGCTTTGCCTGCGAGGCCGGCGCGATCGTCGCCGGTGCCTCCGCCACTGATCGCGAACGGCTGGCGGAGTTTGGCTCGGCAATAGGGCTTGCCTTCCAGCTAGCGGACGACTTGCTCGACCTCACCGCCGACGTGCACCAGATGGGTAAGGCGACGAAGAAGGACGCCGCCGCCGGCAAGGCGACGCTCGCGGCGCTGCATGGCCCCGACTGGGCGCGCGGTCAGCTCCATGGCCTCATCGACCAGGCGCATGCGCTGCTCGAACCCTATGGTGAGCAGGCGGCGATGCTGAAAGCCGCCGCGACGTTCGTCGCGACCCGGAGCAGCTGA
- a CDS encoding transglycosylase domain-containing protein yields the protein MARPRRLNRAGLKRLGRRLVVVAAVLVAMPVVLAFLYLPSFVHPVSTLMLKDLVTFSGYDRRWVSIDDVAPVLANSVIMSEDGQFCFHRGVDLGELRGVVDDALAGEATRGASTITMQTVKNLFLWSRPLGSVRKVVELPLAVYFDAVMSKRRIMEIYLNIAEWGPGIYGIEAAAQHHFGVSAKQLSRRQAALLAVTLPNPIARNPAKPGPGLRRLANLIERRAGRSGAYVGCLD from the coding sequence ATGGCGCGGCCGAGGCGTCTGAACCGCGCCGGTCTCAAGCGCCTCGGCCGGCGCTTGGTGGTTGTCGCCGCCGTCCTGGTGGCGATGCCGGTCGTGCTCGCCTTCCTCTATCTGCCCTCCTTCGTGCATCCGGTATCGACACTGATGCTGAAAGACCTCGTGACTTTCTCCGGCTACGACCGGCGTTGGGTGTCGATCGACGACGTGGCGCCGGTGCTGGCGAATTCGGTGATCATGTCGGAGGACGGGCAGTTCTGCTTCCATCGCGGCGTCGACCTCGGCGAATTGCGCGGCGTCGTCGACGATGCCCTGGCCGGCGAGGCGACGCGCGGCGCCTCCACCATCACCATGCAGACGGTGAAGAACCTGTTCTTGTGGTCGCGGCCGCTGGGCAGCGTGCGCAAGGTGGTCGAACTGCCTTTGGCCGTCTATTTCGACGCGGTGATGTCGAAGCGGCGCATCATGGAGATCTATCTCAACATCGCCGAATGGGGACCGGGCATCTACGGCATCGAGGCGGCCGCCCAGCATCATTTCGGCGTCTCGGCCAAGCAATTGTCGCGACGGCAGGCCGCGCTTCTCGCCGTCACCTTGCCCAACCCGATCGCCCGCAATCCGGCCAAGCCCGGCCCTGGCTTGAGGCGTCTCGCCAATCTGATCGAGCGGCGCGCGGGCAGGTCCGGAGCGTATGTGGGTTGCCTGGATTAG
- the rpmF gene encoding 50S ribosomal protein L32 — protein sequence MAVPKRKTSPSKRGMRRSADALKAPTYVEDKNSGEMRRPHHIDLKTGMYRGRQVLEPKES from the coding sequence ATGGCCGTTCCAAAAAGAAAAACCTCTCCGTCGAAGCGCGGCATGCGCCGCTCGGCCGACGCTCTCAAGGCCCCGACCTATGTCGAGGACAAGAATTCCGGCGAAATGCGCCGCCCGCACCACATCGACCTGAAGACCGGCATGTATCGCGGCCGCCAGGTCCTGGAGCCGAAGGAAAGCTGA
- a CDS encoding helix-turn-helix domain-containing protein — MNTEHRSGCPINLSLEVFGDRWSLIILRDMIFGGRRHFRELLKGSLEGIASNILADRLKRLMELGLLTKADDPSHKQKAIYSLTEMAITLVPIMAHLGAWGRVWLPVSEELSIRAELLEKGGLPLWDQFMDELRHEHLGAPVKTPPGTPSVRAQLQAAYEAVVARKASAAAR, encoded by the coding sequence ATGAACACCGAGCACCGGTCCGGCTGCCCGATCAATCTGTCGCTCGAGGTCTTCGGTGACCGCTGGAGCCTGATCATCCTGCGCGACATGATCTTCGGCGGCCGCCGGCATTTTCGCGAGCTGCTCAAGGGATCGCTGGAGGGCATTGCCTCCAACATCCTGGCCGACCGGCTGAAGCGGCTGATGGAACTGGGCCTGCTCACAAAGGCCGACGATCCCAGCCACAAGCAGAAGGCGATCTATAGCTTGACCGAGATGGCAATCACCTTGGTGCCGATCATGGCGCATCTCGGCGCCTGGGGACGGGTCTGGTTGCCGGTGAGCGAGGAGCTTTCGATCCGCGCCGAGCTGCTGGAAAAGGGCGGCCTGCCGCTATGGGATCAGTTCATGGACGAGTTGCGCCACGAGCATCTCGGCGCGCCGGTGAAGACGCCGCCAGGCACGCCGAGCGTCCGCGCGCAATTGCAGGCCGCTTATGAAGCGGTGGTGGCGCGCAAGGCTTCGGCCGCCGCCAGATGA
- a CDS encoding alpha/beta hydrolase: MTLIRRPTIVCEGFGNPADPAILLIMGAMASMLWWPEAFCRQLAERGRFVIRYDNRDTGLSTKYTPGEPPYTFEDMVDDAIRVLDDHLIGEAHVAGMSMGGMIAQIAALKYPERVRALTVISSSPLGVDTSGLPDTSEAYRKHSAHGADVDWSKRNQVLSYMLEDAHALASTLHPFDEDRARATIEEDFDRSGGLASATNHFLLKGGGQERRAKDLSVPLLVIHGTADPIFPIEHGEALASAVPGARLVRIEGGGHELHRMDWPQIIEAITQHGG, translated from the coding sequence ATGACCCTGATCCGCCGCCCGACAATTGTCTGCGAAGGCTTCGGCAATCCGGCCGACCCGGCCATCCTGCTGATCATGGGCGCCATGGCTTCGATGCTCTGGTGGCCGGAGGCCTTCTGCCGGCAGCTCGCCGAGCGCGGCCGCTTCGTCATCCGCTACGACAATCGCGATACAGGCCTGTCGACGAAATACACACCGGGCGAACCGCCTTATACGTTCGAGGACATGGTGGACGATGCCATCCGGGTGCTCGACGATCACCTGATAGGCGAGGCGCATGTCGCCGGCATGTCGATGGGCGGCATGATCGCGCAGATCGCGGCGCTGAAATATCCCGAACGCGTTCGGGCACTCACCGTGATCTCCAGTTCGCCGCTTGGCGTCGACACGTCCGGCCTGCCGGACACCAGCGAGGCTTACCGGAAGCATTCGGCGCATGGCGCCGACGTCGACTGGTCGAAGAGGAATCAGGTGCTCTCCTACATGCTTGAGGACGCGCATGCGCTCGCCAGCACGTTGCATCCGTTCGACGAGGACCGCGCACGCGCCACGATCGAGGAGGATTTCGACCGTTCCGGCGGCCTCGCCAGCGCGACCAATCATTTCCTGCTCAAGGGTGGGGGGCAGGAGCGGCGGGCAAAAGATTTGTCGGTGCCGCTGCTCGTCATCCACGGCACGGCCGATCCGATCTTCCCGATCGAGCACGGCGAGGCCTTGGCCTCGGCGGTTCCCGGCGCCAGACTGGTGCGGATAGAAGGCGGTGGCCATGAACTGCATCGCATGGATTGGCCGCAAATCATCGAAGCCATCACGCAGCATGGCGGATAA
- a CDS encoding glutathione S-transferase family protein, translating into MSLTLHFHPLASFCWKPLIALYENATPFTPVIVDLGDEQSRTAFLKVSPTGKMPALRDDTRDRTVLESTIVIEYLAAYYPGPVELVSADIDLAIKIRQADRFYDFYVQEPMQKIVGDRLRPQDKTDPFGVEQARAQLRTSYAIIEQEMKGKTWAVGETFTMADCAASPALFYANKVEPFGDKFPAVRRYHDRLMDRASFARVIKEAQPYFKLFPYNDG; encoded by the coding sequence ATGTCCCTGACCCTGCACTTTCATCCATTGGCCTCCTTCTGCTGGAAGCCGCTGATCGCGCTCTACGAAAACGCCACGCCTTTCACGCCGGTCATCGTGGATCTCGGCGACGAGCAGTCGCGCACGGCTTTCCTGAAGGTATCGCCGACCGGCAAGATGCCGGCCCTTCGTGACGACACGCGGGACCGCACGGTGTTGGAATCGACCATCGTGATCGAATATCTCGCCGCCTATTATCCAGGACCGGTCGAACTCGTTTCGGCCGACATCGACCTCGCCATCAAGATCCGCCAGGCCGATCGCTTCTACGATTTCTATGTGCAGGAGCCGATGCAGAAGATCGTCGGCGACCGGCTGCGGCCGCAGGACAAGACCGATCCGTTCGGCGTCGAGCAGGCCCGCGCGCAGCTTCGCACCTCCTACGCCATCATCGAACAGGAGATGAAGGGAAAGACCTGGGCAGTGGGCGAGACCTTCACCATGGCCGACTGCGCTGCCTCGCCGGCCCTGTTCTACGCCAACAAGGTCGAACCGTTCGGCGACAAGTTCCCTGCCGTGAGGCGCTACCACGATCGCCTGATGGATCGCGCTTCCTTTGCCCGCGTGATCAAGGAAGCGCAGCCCTATTTCAAGCTCTTCCCCTACAATGACGGTTGA
- a CDS encoding metalloregulator ArsR/SmtB family transcription factor: MMFSDAFMAIADPNRRYLLEELRRGPKTVNELAAGLPVSRPAVSQHLKVLLDAGLVHAKAEGTKRVYTVSQAGFLRLNIWLDQFWESEELGAPGS, translated from the coding sequence ATGATGTTCTCCGACGCCTTCATGGCGATAGCCGATCCCAACCGGCGTTATCTCTTGGAAGAGCTCCGACGCGGCCCGAAGACGGTCAACGAACTGGCGGCCGGATTGCCGGTTTCCCGTCCAGCCGTTTCCCAGCATCTGAAGGTCCTGCTCGACGCCGGCCTGGTCCATGCCAAGGCCGAGGGCACGAAGCGCGTCTACACCGTCAGCCAAGCGGGCTTCCTCAGGCTGAACATCTGGCTCGACCAGTTCTGGGAATCCGAGGAACTCGGCGCGCCCGGCAGCTGA